tataaaaaaacacatcTGTTTGATGTTGATATACCAAATGTTGTTAGACTGAAAGAAACGGACCAAACCATTCCAGGAACGAGGTTGATTTCACCAGTGAGGTCACCAGTTGGAAGCGTGGGCATGGCAATTGTATCTTTTgacatttaataaattatagtatTACTTATTTATAGAATGTACCAGTAGTGAaacttttttattgttaaagaagaatttgtataaaacaaataaaaatggttTAGatgttttcttaaataatttaccACCAGTGTTATGATATGCGTTTCCCTGAGCTCTCAATTGCTCTCACAAAAAGAGGAGCGGACATATTGACCTTCCCATCAGCATTCACACAGACGACAGGAATGGCACACTGGGAGGTGAGCAGATTCATTCAATTTCACTCCAATAGCAAGAGCAcaactcaccaattacaggatggtaAACTGGGAAACCTTTTTAAATGAGGTTAGGTAGATGGCACTCTATTGGCCGTTAGAAAAATCCTGGAACTGTTCACAGTTCCAGGATTTGTACCAAAGAccctgggattggaaggcaagaaTGTCAACCACTAAGCATATAAATGCTAATAAAAtcctaaataaaaaattattttcatcatttttagaattttaaagTAGCATACCAACTGTTTGTTTAGGTTCTTCTTCGTAGTCGTGCCATTGAAAACCAATGTTATGTTGCAGCAGCCGCTCAGACTGGAAAGCACAACGAGAAAAGAACGTCTTATGGTCACGCTATGGTCAGttcaattataaataaatggttacatcatcatatttatacaggagtgtggtttacaaaataataataatggtagttTTATATAGCGTCTAATTTAATGTTTCTAAGCGCTTTACATACAAAAGTGATCAAATAAAGTTACAGTTCATCGTTCTTTAAATGCGTTACCTAATCTTACTTGTGTTTTGCAGATTGTGGACCCATGGGGGACAATACTGGCTTGTTGCCGAGAGGGCGCTGATGTGTGCGTAGCCAATGTTGACCACGACTACATACAGCAGGTTCGAAAGAGGATGCCAGTGTGGGAACACAGACGTCACGATATCTATGGCACTGTATTGTTCAATGGCGACAAATTATAGTGCATCAATTATAATCATGAAATAAGTAAAACTTACTCTTTGGTACTGTAGCTGTTATTGTATTCAACTAAAACTcttcaataatttaataaaataggTTTAAATATTACTgataatgtataatttatttttttataatatggTGACAAACTGtatgaaattaatgaaattattattaattaaaattatggaAAACAAATGATGATTTTATACAATGTACTGTAGTCCAATTTGTATGGTATTTACTGTGTGTCTCAAAACTCttcaataatttaatcaaaCAGGTTCAAATACAAGATATACATGTGTTGCTGTAAGATGTCTGACTCGTTGCAATAAAGATTCCACACTTCAaagtttgtttacaaaaatgtatttatttacaaaattcaAAGGATTAACAAAGATGATGATAAATAGCATGATTTACAAGATCACTCGGCCTGTACTTAAATGCAAGAAATGTAGACGATAAAACACTGTACTGTAAAATACTCATTCTTCCTTGTACACAAGCAGTTCATTTAAtctaaaaagaacaaaatattatttgattttatgtcaatgatgataataatattatcccGGATTTATAAAGCCTGAAGTTGTAAAACCTTTTAAGCACTGTACATAAAAAATTCAACTTATGTTAATCATTGATCCTAAAATATTGACTTATCTTCTACATCAAATCAAAGAGTATGTCAAGATAACTTACAGTGTATTTATCCCATTTTTTTTCTGGATCATATATTTCCCATCGACTCGCTGGAAATATATGCTTGTTGCGCTCATACCAACTCCGTAAAACAACTTTCCCTGCATGAGActgaaaagaaaacatttagTTTCAGTTTATATCTTAAAAAGCTATGTATGTATGATTAGTTTTAGTActtttgtttgtaaaaaaaacagTTATTGTGTGAAGAAGCAGTGGATTTGTACATTCAGTTTTTAACGTACCTCATCTTTTTCAACTCTTGAATCCGACACAAGCCTTATGTCATCGTGAACATCAAAATTAAACAGTGGACCTGAAATGAGAAGTATGAACAATACATTAGATGGTATGGTGCCAAGGCTTTTACAACCATTAGTCTCCTTGTacaaaagtatatataaatatactgtgATCACAACTACTAAACACTTTGCTTGTGTATGGTCCTATAGACAATTAGGGGTTATCCAACTAGCTCATACAGCCAGACAATTAGGGGTTATCCAACTAGCTCATACAGCCAGACATTGCAtgtaaaatttcacaatgtcagACTGTATTTGATTGAAAAATGAATTTATGACTCACCACTTTTGCCTCTTGCTTTGGTAACGATAAAATCGTAAAATGTTGCATGCTGGGAAAAATGATAGAAATCGAAATGATGTAATGTTGTGCACAAATACAACACCCGCAATGCCGACAGGATTCGCAACGTCAATTGTAATACAGTGCGTCATAGTAACAGTCCTCTACCTTATTTGATTAACTTAAGCAACGAATTTAATTTGTGAGTTGCGCCCTtcgatcctttttttttttttttttttttaattgtaatcacttattttattgttatcatGAAATGCAATTCAGCTTGGGACGCATGCGTCCCTATATGCTGctatattttatgaattttgtttttgtaaatttgttgttttcatttttgaataaagatataccagtcaataaataattataacgATTGGTggaaaacaatactgtattctTATCAAAGTTTAGACTGTACTACATTTAAATAAGATGAGGATAACTCACGTGTGGTAGAATCAAGTCTTCCTTGACATACATAAGAGCTTCTACCGTACATGCTCTGAAAAAAGAGGCaggttatttttttttgtgagcCTAACAACTGTGAATAAATGAAATAGTCAAAATGACATTTAAGACAATCATTAAAGGGCACTTACTTCAATTCACTAAATTCTTTCTTTAAATTCTCCAAACATTTTATCAAAAACCTCTGCATAGTGTCACCCTTTTTCATCtgtaaaaattaatacaattgtGTTATTGCCATGACGACTAGGAAGGTTGAAAACAATAGAGAGATGAGAAAGAAAGATGAATAATTTGAAAGATTAATTACCTTTGTCTGTCTTCTGTGTCCAGATCCATCCCAATAGCTGTAAGTAATTTCAATTTCCtcttctataaaatataaaagaaaataataattcaatgtgTGTCGAAATCATGTGCTGTAAATACACAAGGGAAAACAAGCTGATATGTAAAAAATACACACTccacattcattatttgtatattatataacaaagagtcgctatccaatcgagttcgaacaataccatgaaagccccagtggtctaatggttaggacatctgcatatcaagcaggcggtccgagttcgagtctcggttggggcgactttttctcattctcacagatttcctcatctttatcgtttcaaattaattaattaaatttcagtatatcaccgggcggtttagaattaatgttctttgcctgatttgtttatattatataacacctaaataaatttaattttacttgCATAAAAGAATAAATTCAACTAACGTTTAATCCCTTCCTGTTTGGTTTCCCATTCTTGTCGCAATTCCTCTCGCATTTTGTTCTCTTCTTCCTGCAAAACAAACAACTTGTCATAATAAAACGTCTGATACAGCATTTTGATCTCAGTCTACAAGAAAAGGAAGTCGAGTTACGTTTCGTTACCTCGCGTTCTCTGTCCGGAAGAAAACTAGTGTCAACATCTGGGTTCTTTCCAACGCCCTTTTTCTTTACTTCAACTGCAAAAACATGAAATGTAATTgagtaaaatgaaaaaaaaactcttTCCAATGCAAAGAAGATGCTTTCgtaacaaataaacattattacttaagcacaaatattattttaatctcacctttttcttcttcttcttcctcctcctcGTTTTCTTCGTCATCCATTGCAAATGATAGAGTTACActgctttttattttattttttttccttttcttaTCCTTCTTACTGCCCTCTCCGAACCTGAAGTAGACAATTTTAGTTTTGTACTATTgagataattttaattttatgataCAGTTGATGAAAATATCCATCACATTTTGAGAACAGAACTACCTCTTCTTCTTCTTATTTTTCTCTCTGCTGACCATTTTGAATAAACTTACTTTTTTGGTTCTGCTTTGGCAAGCTCCTTTTCACGTTCTTTGATGAGATCTTCTCGTTTTGCCTTCATTTCATCAAGTGTCATTAACCCTGGGAAGAAAACATACAGAATGATACACACGTCCAAGTGACACATTACATAAGAAGAGTCCGACTATGAATTACTTGAACCACACCGAACCCCAATGAACATATTTACTGATCATCTTTTCAGAGGGAGAGGTAGGGAGAAGTTCGGAGAGGGTGATCATCGTAAGCACCACTTGCCGTAAGATGCGGATCATTGGGGTTTGGTGTGGTTCATCATTGGGGTGTGGTTTGATGTGGTAATTCGTTGGACCAGATAAGTATACACTAATTACCAACAGTACTGCATTTAAGTTGCTGCTCAACTGCATCGTAGTGAGAAGAGAATTTTGTACCAATTGACGCAAATTTACTTTcctgttttaataaaataatagaaaaaaaataaatgtaaataataattaattattcattgtaATGTATTGTTATTTGATAATCATTCTTtcagtatataaattataatattaattaatataaataaatcattaaatacaagttttaatagttagtctatagataaaaaaaagtttaatttacaaaatatactgATTTATGTTATAAATACTAACAAAGATGAGTGTATTGTTATACTCGTTCAAATCGCGACATAATTTAAGGCTAGGCCGGGTGTTCAGGCCATAACAATATTATAGAAACATCAACGCCTGGAAAGTGGGTTGTGTGCGTGTAAATCTTCTATTATGACAATACATTCTACCAGTGTGGCCTAGCTAGGattaaacataaacaatttttaacTTACAGTCTCAATTTTAagttttttcttttcaatttcttcCTTTTGCTTTTCCCTTCTCTTTTGGAGCTGCCTCAAACGCCCATCTTCCCTCATTCCTCCTCTATATTCCGTCATTTTAGCTGGTAATCAACGTCCACATTTGACGTACGGCGACGAACGAAATAATCTGGAGGACACCCccaacgttgaaaaaatggagAGCAAACAGCGCCACCTATAATGTTAGTTGTTGCTTGGCAACCAACTATTTATACGCAGTAAATTGATTGCTTTTTTTTCTCCGCAGAGGATCGATCATTCGTTGTCCAACAACAACAGCAGACGTAAAACGAAGCCTCAACAGTGGTAATTTCGGATCcgtaatttctttaaaatatcaGTCATGGCAGCAGCAGAAAACAAAGTGACACTCCCAAATCAGGTAGAACAATTTTGTtaatagtctaggcctagcttattAGTAGGGCCGCCGCCGGGCCgcctacctagctagctagctagggcctagcctactactagctagagtaggctaggtaggcctagctaggctagccagTGTTAGGTTAGGCTACCCAGAATTGATTGCTTGCGTTTACACACAGCAGACTGATgatgagagagagagagggatgGGACTGGTGGTGGTGTGGTGTGCCAACATAGATAGGAGAGGAGGAAAGAGTTGGGTCAAAGTGTCTAAAATTGTGTCGCGATACTTTGGTGGGATAGAGACTGAAAATTCatcattcaaaaataaaaattcttgacttagggcctaggctatatcataatcatcattattgttcatataattaattacataaaccaaagataataacattgatattgttaatttttataaaaatgtttcaggCAACCCCCTAAAACCTCATGTCCCAATCGTATATTTCATAACCTGacttttgttattgaaaatataGTAAAAAGTTAGTTAATCATGATATCATGCGATTTTATTCTTCAAAATACATCTCTGCATACATTAAATCTCAAACTTTTAAGTTTTTGTTTGGAAAAAGCTTGTCCCGCACTTTTGTGTCATATCCGTCACATAATTTAAATGTGCCGTCTACAGTTTAATGAACGGCGGGGAAAAAAATTGATTGTGCGTTGTAAACATACGAAGATATTGAAgtaaaacttgaaaaaaaaaagaataaaagaggaaaaaagcTAATAAAACGAggttttagaaaaattacagttgCGTACCTTTATTGAATGTCATTTCCGAACGGTATAGaactcattaaataattataatttctgatttttttttcaactggaAGTACAATTTATTCACGGTATCTAGAAGTATGTACTCCGTCTCCGCTGTCAGACATGCCTGGGCTGTTCTAAGCTAAATACATCATCTCCGTCACGGTTAGCTCCGTCACATTTCCCAATGTTTCGTTGTGACGGAGATGACGGCCTATATAATAAAGATCGCGACAAACATACGCTTGCCATGTAATACATGTTCATTTATCTGAATAAactttaacaatttaaaaaattcaaGTTTAAAAAACGATTTTTTATTAACCTGAAattagacacttactgaagaatCACCCAGTTACAAAAAATACTTAGGCCTAGAGGCTAATTTAAACTAACGGTACACCATggtatgtttgttttaaattaggATGGCGGTCTTCAATCTCCGCAAACTGAAGCTTCTCTGCCGACTTCAACTTCACAGAAACATGCAACATCAGATTTTTACCGAACACATAATCTACCAGATAGGTTTGAACATCCAGGTAAGAAAACAAGAGataacaaaattgttttataacaaaTTGTTCTCCGTAGACCGGAATGGAAGTACTGTATTAAcataattaatgaatattatgcaagtaaatattatttattaagggATTGTTGTTTACGTTTTTGCCTCCAATTCATTCCCACCATGCATTGCTGTGCAATGATGGTCTTTGCAATATCAAGCTATCTGCGATAaacctataataattatacattggTTTTTTGCAGAATGTTTTCAGGGCTATAACACTAAATCACAGAACCCTATGTACAGAACGACGAGTATGGAGATTGGAAGCAGGTCACCCACAGTACATCACATGCCCAACAGCTTCCATGCACGATCCCAACAGTTTTCAGTGGTAAGAACAATTTTCAACCTttatgaaaaaatgttttttttctaaaacaaaAGCTCTGGTTTAGTCATCCAATTGAAGTACAATTTggcttttaataatttaaatggtATTCTAATATTACAGGTGGTTTATGCAAATGAAAGGCACCCAGATGAtctaatttatgtttttgtttctttagcACTTGGGGACATGTGGCATGTACAGAAATCATGGTTTAAACACGTCGACGGACAAGTCAAAAGTTTGAAATGGCGCCCTTAGCAAATTGAACATCTTTTACCAGCAGGAATGAAATAACCATTTTTCTATTAACGtttaaaatacatacagtatgttgaaTAAATATTGAAAGAATAAgctattaatagtaataattacaCATTACTGTAGCAAtatcaattttaaatgttttgtattttaatgtgtacattcattcattcgttcattttattatctatttttgCAATAATGTTACATGAAAATTGCTACAATTTTAGAGGTAATGTAGTTGTTAGACGTTCATTTAGTAAGAAAGCAAATTGTACTTAATTGAACCCTTGGTTATATAAATTAAGTGAGATTGTACGTCACGTTAATTGTAAAAACATTCACCATTTGATAATGTTTTTGTAAGGTACCATAGTTATGTTGCAATGATGACATCATTGCACCAACTTTGATGACATCATTGCACCAACTTTGATGACCTTATCCCTTATCTAGTCGAAGTGCACAATAATTTTAGCATTCAAATagaataacaatttaatttgttgtttttcttttattgcactgacaaaaaaattgccatgtaaacttaaataaaattccacaaataaaatattacatatatatatataattggaTGCATTGTTTGAATACAATAATATACCATTTGACCTCCGTAATATGGTATCAATTTAACTGTTTATAATTGTAATTCATGACACAGTACCAGTGACTGATCTGATCAAACAATGCACATCAACatctatattttaataataaaaaaaaataacaattataaattattaatacagtagaaAAAAGTAGAAATTATAAGTGTATGGGTGATGAAAAAGTGTATTCCCCCTCCCCAGCAAAAACTAGGTAGAAGACATCCCCTTTTTCATCATCGAAAAAGTTGGGTGCAGAACAGAGCCAGTTTGGTCATCTGGATCTGCCTCTGCATAGTTTCAATGATCATAATATAAATTTCTTTAAGAATGAATTTCCTCATTTGCATACTAAGCATATGTTCACACACAGTTACCATTTCTAATATCAAAACTTTGCCATAAGACATTTTGTGTCATGTTGACATTCTAACATAACACCTGATTTGCATGTAAAGTGCtcagtatttaaaatgtattagtttttgtctgaaaattaaatttgaattttatttaattttatggtTTACTGGAATGTTGTTGTGctgtttataatatattataatgattaaatCTTATAATAATTACCTGTATTACCTAGACATTTCTCAGCTTTAATTTCAGTATAAAATAACATGGGAATAACTTTAACATGGAATTAAAGGGGAAACAGCAAAATGCGGTCACCTGTGAATTATCGGTCTCAGTGGAATGTTTAGTGTTTGGAAAAAATGCCAAATTTAGTCTGTATAAATAACATATAACATATACATATCATGGAATATAGTTAAAAACACTGGAATGCTTTTGTAACATAAAATTACAATGTAtggaaaaaaacattaaaaaataacattacatacatttttagTCTTGGTTTGAAgttctatttaaaataaaatccgGAATGCTTTTTAAACATGGCACAATATGGGtgtgtgaaaaataataaaaatcaattgtTAGTCATAACgttaattacataaattatcaatgtaagaataaaaaaaatctcattAACAAAATTTACAGAAGATCAATAACAAATAACGTtttcaattaaattatatattgacatctttttaaaaatgtacatttttataattataattttacgcactaacaacaaaataacaacGTATAATTTAATgtcattaaataaattaaaatagaactaattaacaaaacaaaattagcCAAATATTGTTAGGTGGCCTATCTCTGATGATATTGAAACAATATCagattaattttatataatttaaaataactagaattaaatattttaaatataaaaaaaatatgataataatatacacttttgtattatataatgtaatatacagtagtgtCAGTCAACCctgatttaattataaatggACTTGTTAAACTGAGAAATTTATCTAAGATTACTGCAGTAATCTTGCAGTAAACTTGCACAAGAGAAAGTCGCAAGCACTCATGCCAGCCAATCAGCAAGTGGAGTTCACTATGTTTTAATAAGTTAATACAGTACACCTTACTAGATACCAGTGTACACTCAATATTAACcacagtaatatatatatattgtattgtatataaaGAATATTGATATCACTATATGGAAGCAAATATATCTTATTATGATggttatatatataatgtatagaTAATAATTTGGTATGACATCAAACTTGTGCACTTGTAGTAACCCGATCATTTGTTTTGTGTGACTCGGGCAAACTGCTGCCCTCTTTGTGAATGTGGTCGTCCTCCCAATACCCAAAGCTAATCTCTGCTTTTAAGTAATCGATGTACATGTCTCGTGCTTTGCAGAGCATACGGTTCAAGTCATGCTTGCGAACCATGCGATCAAACAACATGGCCATATCATTATAATCCATTTTTAACGCCATAATGTACTCTCGCTGTTCCAACAATAACGTTAGGCATAGAAACATCATGAACGGATTACCCATTCCAAAATCTTTGGGTGTCGGGAGTCCCCTGTAGGGTCGCCTCACAGGGCTCATTGGCGACGATTTAGTTGATTTGCTGCCCCCTTGTGACGACTGAGAACTTACTGGAAGATTCGTTGGCTTTGAAGTGATTGTAAGTTCGGCTATTTTCTTTTCTAAAGTACTTAAAACAAAAGGTATTTTGGATGCTGTTTTGGATGACTGAGTATTAGAAGATGTAGACGTCTTCTTCTCTGGCAATGATGGGGAAGATGTATGTTCTTTGGAAGGAATGTTCTTTGACATGTCTGATGGATTACCAGTATCAGTTTTTGTTAACGTGGAATGATTTTGTGTCGATGAAGGTTTCTCAGTAACCGAAAGAGATTTCACAACATCTGCCGTTAAATGTCCTTTAGTAACCAAAGACTTTTCCACGCCATCCCTTAACTCCAGTGGTATTTCTTTAGTTGAGGTATGTAACTTATCTCCACCAGCTGAATCTGATAACTCTCCATTTGATGTCACTGACACCTCTTGACACGATTTTTCTGACATCACTTCACTAGAAGCAATATCTTGTCCTGATAGAATCTCTCCACTTGATGTCACAGACATTTCACCATTAGATGATTCAGAGGTAGTCACCATATCAACTCCAGAGTCGTCACGACTCAATGACATCAAACGTGATGTCTCAGGAATGAAGGCGCCATCAGTTGCGCAATTACTGTTAGGAGACATTATGACGCCGTTTCCATTGCAGTTTATTCTAAGATTTGTCTTTTTAGTTGATTTCACGGATGGTAGTGAAGTGCTGCATTCGTTTGGTATTTTTGGAAGGGTACGCCTCGACGGAGATGATGGAGATGCTACCATGTGCTCTTCACTTGCCTTAATTTCACCAGAGATTTCTGCATTTTCCTTGTTTTTATCATTTTCCAAAGTATCTGTTTGTCGTTTTAGTTTCGTATCAATACTGATTATTTCATCAGTATTTTTTTGATGTGATGTTTTGTTGTTATtaagttttaataattttcgTTCAGAATTGGCCAACCTTTTATCAGTCTCTTCTTTGAATACTTCTAGATCCTCATGAGCTGATGCAAATTCCTTCTGTGAAAGACGCAGGCCGTCATCACTTTCAACAGAGCTCGCACGCATTCTGCTAAGACTTCCGCTCCTTCTCCTCGAATTTGAACGTTCTCTCGCAAATTTAAACCGCATTTTATCTGTTGCAAACGCAGTTGGTGACATATTGGTTGGCGGCCCTGATAGTTTTATTCCTTCCAGCGGTGGATTGCTTGGTGGTACCGCACTCCACATGACCTCTAACATACGAAGAGCATCTTGGAATGAAAATTCACGTTTTAGTTCTAAAAGCAGCCAACGATAACAAAAATACAAGTCGTCAGCGTTCTCCTGCCGTAAATAATTGTAGAACTCCGGGTCTGTTACTTTTATTAGTTCTGTGAGGTGGAGAAATTTTACAGACATTGTTTTTCCATCCATTAAGAAGTTGCCATGGAGACGCTTCATTAATCCTACAAAACATAGATATGCCTGTGCCTCGTCCTGCATGACGTAAAGAATCGGCGAAGCAAGGTCGCTCATGCCTTGGCAGTACGAGATAGCAGGATGTGATAATGCGTATGTcgttaaaatattaaacagtTTTTTCCCGTTAGGATTCTCGTCAGCACCACTGGAATAAAAGCTTTCCAAGCGATCCGTACGCAGGACGTCTTTGCGTACCATATTCATTATATTCTTAAAATCTTCACGTGGGTTGTTAAGTAATCGATCTTTCAAAGCATGGTACTCAATATCTTTACGTTTTAAGTACGCCCATCGTTCTTCCCCCGACATACTTGGCGGGAAGATGTTCAACAGATGGCGCCAG
This DNA window, taken from Antedon mediterranea chromosome 9, ecAntMedi1.1, whole genome shotgun sequence, encodes the following:
- the LOC140059006 gene encoding deaminated glutathione amidase-like isoform X1, with the protein product MFEQSSSNLPKANMMSRSNLNLIAVCQMTSTSDIEANYKTCEQLVHRASQMGAEMTFLPEGCDFISKTKEEAVAMAISLDGELMSRYKNLAMKYDQWLSLGGVHLKEDGNMLSNAHILIDNFGKIIAVYKKTHLFDVDIPNVVRLKETDQTIPGTRLISPVRSPVGSVGMAICYDMRFPELSIALTKRGADILTFPSAFTQTTGMAHWEVLLRSRAIENQCYVAAAAQTGKHNEKRTSYGHAMIVDPWGTILACCREGADVCVANVDHDYIQQVRKRMPVWEHRRHDIYGTVLFNGDKL
- the LOC140059006 gene encoding deaminated glutathione amidase-like isoform X2, whose translation is MFEQSSSNLPKANMMSRSNLNLIAVCQMTSTSDIEANYKTCEQLVHRASQMGAEMTFLPEGCDFISKTKEEAVAMAISLDGELMSRYKNLAMKYDQWLSLGGVHLKCYDMRFPELSIALTKRGADILTFPSAFTQTTGMAHWEVLLRSRAIENQCYVAAAAQTGKHNEKRTSYGHAMIVDPWGTILACCREGADVCVANVDHDYIQQVRKRMPVWEHRRHDIYGTVLFNGDKL
- the LOC140059005 gene encoding protein FAM50A-A-like; this encodes MTEYRGGMREDGRLRQLQKRREKQKEEIEKKKLKIETESKFASIGTKFSSHYDAVEQQLKCSTVGLMTLDEMKAKREDLIKEREKELAKAEPKKFGEGSKKDKKRKKNKIKSSVTLSFAMDDEENEEEEEEEEKVEVKKKGVGKNPDVDTSFLPDREREEEENKMREELRQEWETKQEGIKQEEIEITYSYWDGSGHRRQTKMKKGDTMQRFLIKCLENLKKEFSELKACTVEALMYVKEDLILPHHATFYDFIVTKARGKSGPLFNFDVHDDIRLVSDSRVEKDESHAGKVVLRSWYERNKHIFPASRWEIYDPEKKWDKYTIK
- the LOC140058617 gene encoding piercer of microtubule wall 1 protein-like; the protein is MAAAENKVTLPNQDGGLQSPQTEASLPTSTSQKHATSDFYRTHNLPDRFEHPECFQGYNTKSQNPMYRTTSMEIGSRSPTVHHMPNSFHARSQQFSVHLGTCGMYRNHGLNTSTDKSKV
- the LOC140059161 gene encoding uncharacterized protein, translated to MVKNRVVKRRKMAKDVQRRDAIRIQVIKCAGLYQPEYKTFSVDPEITNFPMLHNLLSQAFQLQGDFTISYLSRDEKGVEVYLSLLSDWDLDAAFLSASDPVLKLKVDARPFEGPGLDDWDVISMKDTSHRHHERSMSMPFVGTFMDSVGRTFNRVQKIFQGENNDDNVYELPLKPLDDNEFLTYLDEGGRLVNKEGLMLRVFQGGVEPSLRKTVWRHLLNIFPPSMSGEERWAYLKRKDIEYHALKDRLLNNPREDFKNIMNMVRKDVLRTDRLESFYSSGADENPNGKKLFNILTTYALSHPAISYCQGMSDLASPILYVMQDEAQAYLCFVGLMKRLHGNFLMDGKTMSVKFLHLTELIKVTDPEFYNYLRQENADDLYFCYRWLLLELKREFSFQDALRMLEVMWSAVPPSNPPLEGIKLSGPPTNMSPTAFATDKMRFKFARERSNSRRRSGSLSRMRASSVESDDGLRLSQKEFASAHEDLEVFKEETDKRLANSERKLLKLNNNKTSHQKNTDEIISIDTKLKRQTDTLENDKNKENAEISGEIKASEEHMVASPSSPSRRTLPKIPNECSTSLPSVKSTKKTNLRINCNGNGVIMSPNSNCATDGAFIPETSRLMSLSRDDSGVDMVTTSESSNGEMSVTSSGEILSGQDIASSEVMSEKSCQEVSVTSNGELSDSAGGDKLHTSTKEIPLELRDGVEKSLVTKGHLTADVVKSLSVTEKPSSTQNHSTLTKTDTGNPSDMSKNIPSKEHTSSPSLPEKKTSTSSNTQSSKTASKIPFVLSTLEKKIAELTITSKPTNLPVSSQSSQGGSKSTKSSPMSPVRRPYRGLPTPKDFGMGNPFMMFLCLTLLLEQREYIMALKMDYNDMAMLFDRMVRKHDLNRMLCKARDMYIDYLKAEISFGYWEDDHIHKEGSSLPESHKTNDRVTTSAQV